A stretch of DNA from Syngnathus acus chromosome 1, fSynAcu1.2, whole genome shotgun sequence:
ACAAAAACGCTGTTTTAAATGAGAACAAAATATGTgggtatttgttttttccagtaAAAAAACCCCAGTAAAGATTATGATTTTTCCTATTGGTAGATTACATTGACAAAGTTACAGCACTCTCTTCTTACATTAGTGGCTGCATTGAGGAACACGGTAATAGTGCTTGACTAAAAGCCCAATATTCCACCCACAGATGGCTCAGCCTTGCCACTGACCACTGAGCCTTCATCATCAGCTTCCTGTCTTCAGCCGAAAGCCAGTCAATGCTACCCGAAACGTCTCCCGGTTCGGCCTCTGAGAAGGAGTGCCGTTTCTTGTCGCTCGGGAAACAACTATGTCCGAGAAAAGTTCTGTCCTGCTCCCACAAGTATGTTACTAGCCAACAACAGAATCTACACAGTAAGCTataatgaaaaacaacaacaaatttcAATATAGCTGTATGTGTGGTATGTTACATCAATCATGGGAAATGTTCTGAAATTATCTATCTTAAAAATCCAGCATTTGAACAGCATATGCAGACTCACTGATACTGTGTGAAGattttgagggaaaaaaagtttctgaATTTTTAACCGTGAAAAGATTAAAGCGAGGGTACTGATTACTTTGCACACGTTCATTTTCTGCAACTTCTCTGACTTGATCTAGTAGACTTAGAAAAGGAGAAGAGGAGGCTTCAAAACATCCTGGCAACAGGACAAGAACAAGAAGAGACAGCCTCCCATAATGTTGCTGCGAATCGGAAGCCGGAAGTGGTCGAGGAGAAAGACCGCTATCAGGAAGGTCAGCATGTATGCACACTCATTGATTCATAAGGTAGAACATGTCTGGTAGCCTTCAAAGCACTCTTAAGTTAAACTTGGACTGTAATCGCAAGATCTGCACAATTCTGGTACTTGTGTCATGAGCGGAGAAATATGAGATGGTGGCAAGTCACGGAGAGCTTAGAATATGACGCACGCTGTTGCATTCTGTCCGACTGTATCATCAGAGTTCAGCTTCAGTAGGAAGACGTGGGTGACAgccaaaaaaatgtattctgtTGTAGTTCTGGATGAGATTCAGGAACGACGACAATTCCTGGCTGACATGTCCTCGCTTGGACAGGACAAGCAGTACAGCCACATCATTAACACAGAAATATCACAGGTAAACGGTTTTGCTTCAATTTAAACAACGTTATTGATTGATGAATTGTAAACTTTCAGATCAATTTGTGATTTTCATGAATTTCTGAACTGTATTGTAGAAAATCAGGGAATTAGAGGCGCTGAATGGCAAACTTTCTCGGGAAGCCGTGTCTGAGCTGAGTGTGGATTAGTTGAAAGTTTCACATTACATTCACAAGAAATAAATTACGATAATTCACTTGTATcagttttctttatttgtctGCCTTCCAGTCTCACCATTTATTCAATAACCTTGCTGCTGTGAttgccatgaaaaaaaagtgacagatgTGACATGGCAGAAGCGCCTCGGTTCACTGAGGAAGACGATGTttatatacaataaaataaatggcagTTATGCATCAGATTATCTTCCCCACCTTAAGACGAAACACACAACGCACGcacattaaaatataaattaacaCAAGACTTTCCAAGTTTAAAAGAGATGAAAACTGTTGTTTTGCCATTTCTAAAACTTAAAAATGCATATGTGACATTTATCATGAATAATATGCTCACGTAGACATTGGTAGTTGTCATGATTCACcgtgtttgaaataaatttgGTTTGCCTCCAAATAAAGTCAATAAATATTGTCACTCTGCTGCACCATATCTTCGACATGCGTAATAATAGTgaagccccaaaaaaaaaaaaaagacctcaaTGTCTTCTTTAAAAGCAGCTTGCATCGTACATAAAGTCATCTTTTGGACACTTTTTGTTAGTCTTTGCCAAATGTAGAGAACAAAAACAGCCTTTATGACATTATCTGATAAAGTGAGACGCCTTGAACTCAAAAGCTATCGGCCTTGGAAACTGATTACAGGTCACTTGAGCTTTGATCAGTGACTGCCAAGTAACACCTCACAAGTCAGTGCAGTACCGCAGAGAGCCACTCAACAATTGGGAGCGCTCTTAAGCACTTGAGATGGTTATCATTTTGACTCTTGGTGGAGGAGCGCCGCAGTGGCAGTCAGTGTGGCACTTCACCAGAGCCTGAAAACACTTCAAACCTGTTCGTGTGGATCAACTGTTGTCTTTTTGAGGACTTTTTCCAGATTCTCCTTTCAGACTCAGCCTCTTCAGGACCTTTATAGGTTTAAACTTTGccccttttttcttctgctgaTCTCCATCCGACTCCTTGTGGAAGTCtgatgaagggggggggggggattgacACAATTAGTGACAAATAATATAGGACTGAAAGTGACTGTAAAAAGTGTAGCGGTATGTTTGaagcataaaacaaaaattccaGTCAGTACCTTTTTTCTTCAGCACGGCTTCCATAAACttatcctcctcttcctccctgtGAGAAATGTGTTATTAGAGGTGACAGTGGCGGCATGTCATAAACTGGCGGCTCCCGAACAGGGGAAAATGTCTAAGGTAAAGAAGTGTCAAAGAATTTTGCAACACACTTCTGTCATAAACAACATGATTACCTTTGCCTGTCCTGATCCATACTGTTGACTATTTGGTTGCGTTGTTCAATGATGGTAACCAGCTCCGCCATCAGTTGTTGCTCACGGCTCTTGTCCTCCTCAGTCCACTCTTTCTCTGAGGGGAGGTGCAGGATGCATTTAGCTTATTTTTTATGCTTGTAAACGTACAGTATTGATAACTtgtaaaagacattttaaaaaaaggcaagtCTGTTCCTGCAAAAAGTAGTGATTGAATGAGCAATTTATTTCTCTCCACAACAGAGGCCTTTTTTAATCACCATGAGAATGTTGGGCATGGTACTCATATTCACCTCATGGCTATGATATTAATACACACAATAGGCACTTCCTGTGCGTCCACAGAGGAAGGCTGCAATCATGCTCAGATGGAGCAGATGAGCTTTGCACAGCTTTGAAACACAAACAGCTGGCGATCAAAGGAAGTAGTGCTTCCTTGAGCCCCCGAACTAACCTGGTTTGTTGAGAAGACACCTCAGCTCATACTCCACGTCGGCCTGTCTCTCCTCCAGGTTCTGCTGTTTCGCCCTGTGACGAGAATTAAACGTAGAGGGTCACACTTAGTAAGTCAATATTAAGGAGGTCGGTGACCTATGGGCTTTGAATAACATTTCAACTGAATTTAGTTTTCATTGTatgaatgggaaaaaaaacattgcactgATTACACAGCTCTGTCTGAAGCAGCAAAGATTTTTGGGACTTTTTGAGGTTACAAAATTGTAACACTTGCATCTTGCTGCATTCTGTTACTTACGTGTAGACCAGCTCGGCTTCACGCCGGACTAACTGATGTTTCTCATGAATGAGTGTGAACCAGTCAACCAAGAGGTgctcctcatcttcatctgAAAGCACAGATAGTCACCTATACACGTCTATGGAATTGTAGacaaagttataaaaacaagtgaatttaaGTTGATCTGTGAACTTTTGAATTCATGTTTTCAACTCTTCAACgtttcagtattttttgcgTGAGGAGATGGGTGACAAAATTCACAAggggtgttttatttttcccaagACATCtcctttttatattttatttataaatattatttatttattcctcttttatttttcagtttttttttttgactcttCCAGTCTCTTTGCATCTCTGTTGCAACCTATTGATGACACTCTAAGCTCAGTGGCCACTTCCCTCTGAGAACATCCTGTTTAGGTCTCAACTCTTGCAATGTTGACCAATTGTTAGGCTTCGTCTTGGTCTCATGATCTTAGAATGAGAATAGCATGACGAAGAGCAAATATATTGCCTGTTTTTGTGACAAACGGAACCTATGTGGCACGTTCCTTTGCACAGTCTCAGAACAAATTGTTTCAGATGAAACAAAGAGGCAAGAGGCAGTCTGGTTTCATACCATTGGGGTTGTCTCGAAGCTTCTTCTCCAGCTCCACGCCTCTTAGCTCCAGCTCATCGAGGCGTATTTCCAGTTGACTCATCTCCCCGTGGATGTCTTCTACTGGGATGTACTGATCTGACTGCACCTGATCAGTATTTGCATGGGGAAAACCACTGACTGTGAGTGCCAGTTTTGaaatattcttaaaaaaatatatatattgttgtaCCTTGCGTTTGATAAGTGGGAAGCCATGACCTGGGGCTGGGGGTCTGGAAGGACGAGGACCTTTTGGGGGCTTGCTTTTGGATTTTCCATGGGAGGGAGAAACTTTCTTGTTGAACGGATTTTCCTTACAAAtgcgcttaaaaaaaaaagatcgttAGTCTTGATGAATGTTCTGTATTTGTAAATGATTTTGTTACCTTGTGCGAAGGTGTAGCCCCTGAGGCTAATGGGCTGGGAGTGGTTGTGGGtcgtggtggagggggtcCTGCCTCTTTGGTCTCGTTGCTGCGACTGACCTGCGGGGTGGCAGGCGCCGAGCTCGCATTTGACTGCGCGGGGGACCCGAAGGGGCTTGGGCTAGAATGAGGCAGACGCTCGGTAGAAGAGGAGGACGAAGGCGAGGCGGTAGATGGCGAACAGATGGAAGGCTCTGAGATGCTTTTGGTGAAACTAAGCTCCTGGTCACTGCCTCCACCGGGGGCCGAACAAGGTTGGGACGAGCTGTGGTCGGAGCCAGAAGACAGACTCTCCACACTGAGAGCTGGAGAGCAAGAAGATTGCTGAGAATGTGGATGAACTGAGAGGTtacaagaaagaagaagaaaccaTGGAAGCAGAAGTAAAACAGGTTTGAATATAGATGGAATGGAAAAGATTATGGGGgggcaaaaacacaaaacgtcTGTCAAGTGATTTCACTCGTCTTTTGAGGGAATTTGACAGTCAATGTCCCATGACAGTTGCCAAAACATCATCTAGCCAGAATAATCAGAAAAAGTATGCAAAGATCACCAAGCTTCACCGATGAGGTAATGGCAGTGAGCGAAATCATCATCTCATGTTGCATAATCAAATTCCAACCTTGATGAGCAGTAGGTGGCTGCGGTGCACGAGGCGCCGGCCGTTTCTTGCTTTTGGCACTTGCCGGGCTCGTCGAGCGGGAGGAGTTTCCTGTGCTCGGGGGTGTTTCCGCACTGGCACCGTCAGCCGCCTGTGTGATGCTGTACCACGGATGACTCCCCACCAGCGCTGTTGGAATCGCGCTGCCTTCCTCTTCGTCCTTGGCCTCGTTCTTttcatcctcatcctcctcaaaGGGGTTGGGGGGTAAAGTGGGCGAACTGGACCTGCTGCTGTCCTCTTTAAGAGAAGACACAGAGCCTGTGTTGGGGGGTGTCGCCAGTCccgtggggggtgggggagggggtttcttcttcttggtttCTGATTGGACCAAGGCAAGCCAGGGTGGATCTTTGGGTTTATGGACACTGGACAAGCTGGACAGTGAGACAGACACATGGAGGCATCACAGAGGGGAAGACCACACAACAATGGGACGAAGTGCTCAACATTGAATATGATGTCGCTCAAACAGGAAAAACAAGTGAGGATGTGGTCACAGAAACTGAGAAAAGGAAGCGCGTTCACATACCTTCTTGGAGACTGGGATCTTTCTCTCGGTTTCGGAGGGGTGGGTGGCTTCTGCTGTTCACCTGCAATTGCAGAAGAAATGATTAACGAATCACTCATTGTCACCGCTCGATCATTTTGATTGCAATGTTGGTCACGCACCAGCTGCTTGGCTGTCTGCTGTCCGGGGTAGCTTCATCCGTGGGGATGGGCGGGGTGGAGGGCTGGGATCCGCAACCCGACGAGGTGCTGGCACTGGTCTGGCAACAGCTTCgctttgattgacaggttGAGAGGGGAGGTCCCCATTCGCCTCATTGCCAGTTAGCGTATCTTCTACCACGGCTTGCTCATGATCTTCGTCATCACTCTCGTCAAAAGGGTTAGGAGGAGAAGGGGGGCGGTGTTTCTGTTCTGCTTGTCCGCTATGATTGAGCAAATCTGTGTCTTCCAAGGGGGCCTCATTGTTTGTTGGTGCAGGGGTGACTGTGACAGTCACTTTCGCTGGTATGTCAGTGTCATTCGCTTTCCTCACAGGGGATGGAGTCTTTCGCTGGTTCATCTCAGAGGCTGCGGTGTGGGGAGTCTTGCTGCGACCCATCCTCATCGACTGGACTGCAATGGGGTTCTTGCTAAGATCCGGCCGGCCATTCTGGTTTGCTGAAGCTTGCCTTGAAAGGTGGTGTGTGCAAACCAAAGCCCCACAATCACTTCCCACTTTATAAGATCCAGGTAGCAAAGTGCTACGACACTCAGTGCATCTGGAAAGACAGGCAGAGAAAAAGGCAACATAACTATCATCCTGTAGCTGtcaaatgtaaacagccgaGGCATGAGACTTGTCTCGTGTCCAATTGATTTATCAGCACGCATGTGACcgttttgttcaaatattattGTTGCCATTCAGGACATCAACCAGACATTTTCACACCACACCAGAAAAGCAGGACATGTTTGGACGAGTTCCGTGTGGAAGAGTCCTAATCGCAATTGCATCATACTTTTGGTATTATATTGACTAGAGATTGTGAGACAGTCCTCTTGTTCAAATATCAGTGGCACCTAGCCTCCCAATTTCCGACAAACACTAAAAATCCAGAAGACTGGACGGTGGCTCCATATGTATTTCTATTTTCACTTATGAGGTGTAATTTTTAGTTTAGCTGGAAGAATTAAAAGTAATTCAGAAGAACACAAGTttatattttcagtttttttggtTAATGCCCCGCCCTAGGCTAATCTGACTCCAAAAcgcccaaaacaaaaaaaagacaaataatcaGAAGCCCATTAGTTCAGTAACATACATTCATAGTTTGGTTATATGTCACCTGAATTAATTTCACTCAAAGCATCTTAGTGCTCACCTGAAGCAGTTTCGATGGTACAGCTTGCCGTCCACCAAAAAACGTTGCACCAAATGGACGTGCTGCTGACAGGCAGTGCAGGTGCTGCTGAGTGTGGTGCGCTTCGCCACTTCTAGACCCGTTACCTTCGTCTGGCCCGGCTAAAGCAAGCAACCGGAATGTATTGCGCAGGCAGAGGACAGGGGGGAGATGTCAGGGGAAGAGGGGGATGCAGAGTAATGGAGGGGAAGATCAAACATGAAGTCAGGATTTGAGGATGTGGATTCTCCTTTTCGTTTACTTCATTACAACTACTCCCTGCAACATCTACTGCTTCATCCAAGAGCATTTTCGTTTTGaatgtcaaaaaataaaaagcccaCAAGACTTGGTGAATTTTCAAGCATCCCTTCATCGTGAGGAACGACACTGAGTGTAAGTTGAAAAtcagttaaaaacaaaatcacacagCATGGGTTAGCACGATAAATTTACATTATGGAGGTCAGATTTACAGTATTATTTGAAGGTTTTTAGATCGGGGTCGAGGAGATTAGTGGTTAGGAGCGTGGCACACTGTGTTAGGGGAGCACAAGACTACTACTATGAACAAGAGCGGGTTAAAAAGACTGACCTATCTGTTTTACTTTCATCTCTTAGCCCCCCACCACTCATCTTATTGCCTAGGCTCAGGAACAGAGAATGGAGGGGGGTTCAAATTTGGGGAGGGGGACGTACAGGAAGAGGGAGTGGAATGGATTTCCACCTGAAGAAATGATCACGCCAGCACATGGGAGTGTGGGATGGAGAAACGGCATGCCACAAAGAAGAAAGACAGGATACAGAGACTATCTTTATAGACTACTACTGTTGTTGTTCTCATGGAGAAGaggaaaatattaaatacCATGAAAGGattgaattgttttcattttacagaGTTATTACCCAAAACAATATTTCAAAGCTCATTCATCTACTAATAGACCGATGATCTGAAAAGCATGCAGTTTTAGAGGAAATATTAATTAGCCTCTGAAATCCCAATCATCACATGCATGGGGAGAACTCCCATTTGTACGTCTGAACATGTTTGCACATGTTGTTCTTACCTCAGATTCAACCTCTTTGCCCTCGAGTAGAGTTGGAGGCCTTTTGGTGACTGGCTCATTTTGATTAACAGAACCCAGCCTCTTCATGCAAGGAGGGTTTGCTGTAGGGAGTCGATAATCCGCTCATTATACATATACCGTCATTTAATGCTTTACTGCTCTGTCACACACAGAACTACaagaattattttcttttagggTGTTCTGTGGACTAACCTTGAGATTTGTTATTGAAGAAGTTGTAGTACTGAGAAACATAGGTTATGACACTGAGCCTGTCCGGAACTTTCATGGATACCATGTCTTCTGGGTCCAACAACGCAGGTATCCCGAGCTGTGCCTCGGCCACCTCAAAGGCCTATGTTAAagccaaaacaagaacaagaaGTCTCTCATTTGTCTTGAGCAAAGATTTGTAATCATCCTGCCAGTGGGGCTTCAAACGGGTCATGGAAACAATCACGCAAGCAGTAAATACTTTGGACTTAAAACCTACTTCACAAAGCATTGGTGTGTTACGCCACCATCAGCAGGTCATAAAAGAGTGTTTTGTTCCTTGGCTGCAAGCTGTCCTACCGTAGAAATTACAGGCTAGCTCCTGTTACGTAACATTACAGACATTATTGTGGGTAAGCGTGCGCCCTACAGTACATACACAAACTACATATAAGGAAGCGTAcaacgattaaaaaaaaatatatatatttcaagaAAGTAACCCTCTAACCAACCAAATTGTACGTAAGAGCAAAAATACTTATATGCTGTGACTACAGTTTTCTGAAAAGGTTGACGATAGACTAACTATTTGCTGACAACATTCATTGGGGAAAATAACCAGGCAGGAGTTCATGAAAACTTAAATAGTGGGCTCCTTGTTTGCAGTCTTAAATGACTTACTCATGCTTTAGCCTCAGGGATATAGTAATGAACGACGTGCTTTCACTTATTATTCAGCAGATTTTGCTTCTGGTTCTTTGGCAAACGTCTTCACTTTctgagggcaaaaaaaaaaggcgccTGGCGGCAACAAAGTCCTGCCAAAGTTGAGCTCACACAGTGAGGATACTCCCAACCATACTTTTGGTTTACTGACAAGAGTGAAAACTCTAAACAAGAGAAAGACGTTGAAGGTTTGTGCTGGTTTCATCGTTAGCGGCAATGTCCAAACAGGTATTTCCGCTTCATAGTATTAAGCTAggaatttgcatttattatcTCCACCTTTAGTTATCAAAATACTTATCAGAAGTGACAGATAACTTGCGTGCTCACAGAAGGAATAGACTTACCAGTCGGTTGTTCTCATAGACGTCATCTTTGGACAGCGAGCCAAAGTCTCTGCAACCAGATACATAAAAAACATCAGTTTGTAAGAACATGTAGAACTGGGCCAATTTACCACAAGAAAAATGTCTTCAGCACTCAGCTATGGTGTAGAGTGTACAGTAGTTGTTggcctacttttgttaagaacCTCCCAAAAAGGTTGTCTGAGGCCTGCTAAGTAGTTAAGCTTTTTAACTATTAAAGTTTGCTACTACAAAATCCAACGATGATccagcatgaaaaaaaaaaaaccacaaaggggaaaaagagGCAGTGATGGTGCTATGATGATTACAAAGGTCCAGAAGCTAGGAAGTCTCATCAGTAAACATCCTGCTTTACTAAAgtggaaaatatttcaagtgTTCCTGGATGAAAGTGTGCTTGTCCGCTTGTCTGCAAAGGCATGTTGGAAAGAGCGTACAAGTTTAAATAACACTCAAgtgggaaaaacaaagaaaggggGGCTTGCAGAGACTGTGGAGGTGGAAATCCCAGGAAGGCCAAACCTCAGGAAATAGCACACATAAGTGACATGTGTTCGCTTGAAACTGCTCTCCAAGCGCATAAACACACTGAGCAGCAGCTTCAATTTAAAGGCTAGTCTTGATGAGTCTTTTTCAAGCACACATTGTTGCTGTGCTAAATCTGTTGGGGATAATTTTGGAGTGTCTTTAAACTGACGCGCCCTCACACAGATGACGAATTGTGAACCTAGTCCACCATGACAGTGCTTCTTTCCGGAGTTTATTTTTGGCAAATGGACAACTGTGGATGAGagtgtttgtgcgtgcgtgcaatCCACTATCTGGATCCGTATGAAAATGAACTGTCTGGATACTTCTTTGGGGTCCATCCCAAGCTTGCTACAGATCTTaatgacatatttttttcctacaTAGTCTTGATGACAGTCGAAACTGAAAATTAAATAGGAAGAAATTAGCCGTGGAACGATTAATCGAAAACTAATTAATTATCCAATAATGGACAAAATCTTTATATTCTATTCATAGTATAGAGACCTtgttcaatttttaaaaaatttggaatttcaacGTCCATACAGTAAATATTCGCCAATTTCTGTAATCCTCTATGAAAGCAAGTTgatttgcaaacatctgcttttactttggaaaacaaggcTCAACATAGCTGCCTATTATCTGGCATGTTATGGCCCAAAGTAAATGAATCATAATATATGTTGGCGGGATTTCTGTATGGccagtttgaaataaaattgacacTGCACTTGTGATAATGTTAAAaactcaaatgaaatgaatgtattttttttacacctttTCTCCACACAATAAATCGACAGCTCAATCGATTATTAAAATGATGATTAGTTGCAAACTTCCATCCCTAAAAGAATTGTATACTATAGTCGTCAAGCTGTTCCTGTCAAACTTACATTGACATTTATTCACCCATTAATGGCCATGTTTGTACAAAGCAATGTACATATGCATAAGCACATATTTACAATTTAGACTAAGTGTGGACTACATAATACccaaaatgaattcaaacttGTGCACCCAATTCTTACTTTATGAATTGATATACACAGATTATATAATATCTATTATATAACCTATTTTATCCCGATTTCGCCCATCCTCAGAGCCCCCAAACTACTTGCGTCCATGATGAATATAAACTTCTAAACACAACTGCCTACCTCTGTGAGAACACAGCGGCAGCGGAGACTCACTACAATGGATACCACGCATATTAGAGAAGTAAATCCAGTTTGACAGGCAGAGGCCTTGGCTGCAGATTACCCTGACAGGCTGTCTGTCTGGATCAGAGCGAGCCGGTCTCTGCGACTGCGGCTACTGTACACACTGGGGGCTGAACAGGGAGCCATGCTGGGACACAAAtggaagaagagacagaactgAAAAGCTGACTATTGAGGGCTTATAAACTGCACGAGTTGCACAGTTACTACTGTGCAGAGTTCAGAGATTTTACGCTTCATTAATTTAGTCATCCAGGGGATGTTTGCATggttttctcattttgtggACCACAGAAGGAAGAAACTTCCTTCGAATCACATTTCCCCTTAGAAGATAGGCGAGGAACTACTGTGGACTCCTTTCACATATTACCCCAACAACAACTGGTAAATGGGCTGCATTGCACCACATCTTTCACCTTACACGTCACCTACTCTATGCTGCCATGTGGATTAGCGCTGTCCTGATCTGATCATGTGATCAGAAATCGGGGCCAATCAGGTAATTCAGATAATTCTAATAGGGTGAAAAACattcaacccccccccacacacacaatttttaAAGGTTATAAAGCCCAAAAATAATCTTGTGGTACAAAAATATTGCCAAATCAAACAGCAACAACTCAGTTTTATACGAAACAATGTGACAATGTGGTGTTGTCGGAAAAGAAAACGAAAGGCAGAAAATGTGCCCACACTGGTGCTAGGAATTAGATTCTACAAAGATTTAACTTCTTAAGACCATCTGTACAGCACCTATTTGTTTATacatgaccaaaaaaagtAGCCTGCGTGTTAACTTGCAATACCGGGACGGAGTTGATTGACAAATGGAAATAGGAGCTATATTAAATGCGGCCATGCGTTATCAAGCATTCTCATCAAGCGGCACCTGATAACTCCGATGACATGGCTCGGCGACAGACAGGCGACAAACTCTTATCATTTATATCGATAATTTgattcatacacacacaatttgcaCAGCACACAAGGCATCTGTAACGCTGAAATATATGGTGATGCTTTAAGTGTTCCAGTGTGTACTAAAGATTTCTGGAGTAAAAGCtgccccccctaaaaaaaaaaaaccaccaaATTATCTATAACATACAGTGATGCATAATTGCAAATGTGATCATtaatttgaagaagaaaaatactgTCATTATCTAATATCATTATAGCAATGCATTTTTACACCTCACGGCCTGCCATAAGGATTTTACCCGATTATCACTGCAGTTGAATAATAAATACCCTGTCATGATGACAAAACAACAGATGGACTTACAATCGAATAATTGAATGTGTGACTAAGATAAGTGATTAATGGGTGGTTATGTTCCATTTAGATGAGACAGCTCACAGCACATGATCGCTGACTAGACCGACTGGGATTATAAATGGAACAGAGTCGTCTTCAACGCTATGACACACAATTTAGCGTTTCTTGTTCCAACAAATCAAACACGTttgacggggaaaaaaaacgtctgTCACAAACAGAACACTAAccacgtttttgttttatctaacgtgtgtatgtgtttattAAACCAGGTTGTGTGTTGTTCCAGCACAGCCAGTACAAGGCTTGCCAGTTCCCCAGCCAATGTGCATTAACAGTTTATGTTAGTGTAAAAGGTGATGGATGTTACGCTCACATTTCTCAGCAGTGATACAATTCTGTGGGCTAGTTATACGAGTCATCAAAGAAACAACAATCGATCAAGTAAagtgttgttttcatttcacttttaGTTCCATCTAGTTTCAACATATTTATTAGGCACATGTACTGATTATCAATACTGAttattagtttaaaaaaaatcatattgaaCATCCGTAAACACCAATTTGAAACTTCTCTAAATGTATGGTTAAACAGAATACACACAATATCCTCTTATTTTTACAACCACAGGAATGTGCACTGTAATTTACAATGACCTGTAGTGTATAATGGCAAAAAACACAAGCCGCCTTGAAGCGCTGTCAGAAAACATCAGTTGTTTATAGGTGTTCAAGGTGTATTCAGCTCATAACAGAAAATATTgcttagcacgtccgcctcaaaTCTATAACTAAATCAACTTGGCACTGCTat
This window harbors:
- the c1h22orf23 gene encoding UPF0193 protein EVG1 gives rise to the protein METSSQTKVRGGQWKPTRDSKYSKQTQDLLTSMMQEFTLSNRQRKKIIDCLKDGSALPLTTEPSSSASCLQPKASQCYPKRLPVRPLRRSAVSCRSGNNYVREKFCPAPTIDLEKEKRRLQNILATGQEQEETASHNVAANRKPEVVEEKDRYQEVLDEIQERRQFLADMSSLGQDKQYSHIINTEISQKIRELEALNGKLSREAVSELSVD